From a single Vitis vinifera cultivar Pinot Noir 40024 chromosome 18, ASM3070453v1 genomic region:
- the LOC100265732 gene encoding NAC domain-containing protein 30, translating to MYIYTSLPLSLSFTATLISISLHTNNIQPSPKQILLHFFIRRSFAMEMESCVPPGFRFHPTEQELVDYYLKRKINSLKIDLDVIIEIDLYRMEPWDIQDRCKLGYDEQNEWYFFSHKDKKYPTGTRTNRATAAGFWKATGRDKAVILRNRIIGMRKTLVFYKGRAPNGRKTDWIMHEYRLQTSEHGPPQEEGWVVCRAFKKPTSSHKQSYEAWSHAYYVRDSSHVEPPSLPATLSPMHMVHPNQGFYQRYFGSEQELMYNHGIMNNQAFEIPQLDSPSALSPSLATKEVFEHNGMNNSEYFEDENSDHAKQYIDWKNLDDLLASQLADTTSSAPLVPYNSELGAQNPVSHLLGCFPDL from the exons atgtatatatatacctctttgcctctctctctctccttcacAGCAACTCTCATCTCCATCTCCCTTCATACCAACAACATTCAACCATCACCAAAACAAATTCTCCTCCATTTTTTTATCAG GAGAAGTTTTGCAATGGAGATGGAATCATGCGTCCCTCCTGGCTTCAGGTTTCACCCCACCGAGCAAGAACTTGTGGATTATTACCTCAAGAGGAAGATCAACTCTCTTAAAATTGATCTAGATGTTATTATCGAAATCGATCTCTACAGGATGGAGCCATGGGACATCCAAG ATAGATGCAAGCTGGGCTATGATGAGCAGAATGAGTGGTACTTTTTCAGTCACAAAGACAAGAAGTATCCGACGGGAACCCGGACAAATAGAGCTACTGCTGCTGGATTCTGGAAGGCCACAGGTAGAGACAAGGCTGTGATTTTAAGGAACAGAATCATAGGGATGAGGAAGACCCTGGTGTTCTACAAAGGCCGCGCCCCCAACGGAAGGAAAACTGATTGGATTATGCATGAGTATCGACTCCAAACATCTGAACATGGACCGCCTCAG GAAGAAGGATGGGTGGTGTGTCGGGCATTCAAGAAGCCAACTAGTAGTCACAAGCAAAGTTATGAAGCTTGGAGTCATGCTTACTATGTGAGGGATAGCAGCCATGTTGAACCTCCATCACTCCCAGCTACTCTAAGCCCAATGCATATGGTCCACCCAAATCAAGGTTTTTACCAACGATACTTTGGTTCAGAGCAAGAGCTCATGTACAACCATGGGATTATGAACAATCAAGCCTTTGAAATTCCACAGCTCGATAGCCCCAGTGCCCTTTCCCCAAGTTTGGCAACAAAAGAAGTTTTCGAGCACAATGGCATGAACAATAGCGAATACTTTGAGGACGAAAACAGCGATCATGCTAAGCAGTATATCGACtggaaaaatttggatgatttgCTCGCATCACAACTGGCTGACACAACATCATCAGCCCCATTAGTCCCCTACAATTCTGAGCTAGGTGCTCAAAATCCTGTGAGCCATCTTCTTGGATGCTTTCCTGATTTGTAA